In a single window of the Oscarella lobularis chromosome 4, ooOscLobu1.1, whole genome shotgun sequence genome:
- the LOC136185702 gene encoding titin homolog has translation MGNAQGLAQGANSRDARTATASPTPSTLDLSDLTAAERKQIETVLGRQYAIEMEEEDRIRALKKELASLERSVAERRRARKGILSCSVCGNALVRSPRGEDDDDDVECVSESGETCHECSNVCCSRCGAATATKAETQWLCKICAKKREFIMKSGLWHRRQSNATLTGQSPPPRPAPYQTTLHPTITLTSPDFDDGHVLLGDRHPSHRSASNSSGSSEVGGFTPPYDVEVPVSHANGNGSGGGRRKTESMMRREKRAAEISSDGDSSAGEIKTRRRRLPDLPADVAAKPWASPAAAAKYREKMATLPNGDLMTEARLSQLIQESDALYAIAGVPAPPPSSPVAPRLQESQRRDSHTSVDEPGHPYARIGFRIHVEDNGNDDDVPDPGYEKVRVRREKDAVGYSRLEGTGRSSDPSYASVAEKSSPTRVDQLYAQVDKKKKSRKDRDKDAASAMALYAQVKKEKKKKKTKTSTTENEEKEKEHQDPSSLYAKVDKSKKTKKTKKEIKPIDAEKLCTETTSPSKSAQMTKKPTRLPHQAPNTTRVRLESIQSPKGIVKARMALFENMSSPTPASLPPKAKPESLSLAKESSEEERKEDDNDEKEEEEAEEGEITAEGSRGSSVLRSLSPSSVTSYSSSIASISVHMRESPKPPVIVKSNEEIVEVCLRQSTVRSGDHPFGLGFASNGVKLFVQHVDRPADECSRIDVGDELVGIDDETYSANDADRVRELLAQRDSVKLKIKRKTKKGSAFKEKLKEKQRESSPEFSLAEAVRDSPKPDSGSQLGTLNEEEVDHEDDDDDEDEGGRKKSESVFYRDSGLEAELFSPLATSSPLDGVSRPDSAAKKKASRQGKMKLFFQRYSQPFGREANRTTSLRSTGSAEGLNATRACVINKATSLPRNLVGSMRELGKFGDDQELSSLSESLSLNEDLVCCSETLEEKAHGDSNLEWHLGKGQILNLTENGETPSSAGKVYLSLVYMNHTLTVEMIEARNLIGQRQSGVQIPYAKVYLFSSGNERLAKQKTKLATRAVDPAFYDRMHFKDVDLEKKYLQVMIWRRSGPAVFSKRRCIGHTFISLDGLELTTKITNWYELFVPSDMKL, from the exons ATGGGCAACGCGCAGGGACTAGCGCAGGGCGCCAATTCACGCGACGCGCGCACCGCCACTGCCAGTCCGACTCCATCCACTTTGGACCTGTCCGATCTCACCGCGGCCGAACGCAAGCAGATCGAGACGGTACTGGGACGCCAGTACGCGATAGAAATGGAGGAAGAAGATCGCATAAG GGCGCTGAAGAAAGAGCTCGCCTCTCTCGAGCGATCGGTCGCCGAGCGGCGACGCGCTCGCAAGGGAATTCTTTCGTGTTCGGTTTGCGGTAACGCTCTCGTTCGATCGCCgcgcggcgaagacgacgacgacgacgtcgaatgcgTGTCCGAATCGGGCGAAACGTGCCACGAATGTTCGAACGTCTGCTGTTCCCGATGcggagcggcgacggcaacgaaagCGGAG ACCCAGTGGCTGTGTAAGATATGcgcgaagaaacgcgaaTTCATCATGAAATCGGGACTCTGGCATCGCCGCCAGTCAAACGCTACTCTCACAGGACAG tcgccgccgccgcgtccgGCGCCCTATCAAACGACACTGCATCCGACAATCACTCTCACGTCGcccgatttcgacgacggtcaCGTGCTCCTGGGCGATCGTCATCCTTCCCACCGAAGTGCCAGTAATAGCAGCGGCAGTTCGGAAGTGGGCGGATTCACGCCCCcctacgacgtcgaagtgccCGTATCGCACGCGAACGGGAACGGGAGCGGGGGCGGGCGACGCAAAACGGAATCGATGATGCGACGCGAGAAACGCGCCGCCGAGATctcgagcgacggcgatagCAGCGCCGGCGAAAtaaaaacgcgtcgacgacgtttgccGGATTTGCCGGCCGACGTGGCGGCGAAACCGTGGGCAtctccggcggcggcggccaaGTATCGAGAAAAAATGGCGACGCTTCCGAACGGGGATTTGATGACGGAAGCGCGCCTATCGCAATTGATACAGGAGAGCGACGCTCTTTATGCCATAGCCGGCGTGCCGGCGCCTCCTCCTTCGTCGCCCGTCGCGCCCCGGTTGCAGGAGTCGCAGCGGCGGGATAGTCATACGAGCGTCGATGAGCCCGGTCACCCGTACGCGCGAATTGGATTCCGAATTCACGTCGAAGATAacggcaatgacgacgacgtgcccGATCCTGGTTACGAGAAAGTGCGCGTTCGTAGGGAGAAAGATGCTGTTGGCTATTCGAGACTTGAAGGGACGGGTAGAA GTTCCGATCCTTCTTACGCTTCTGTTGCGGAGAAATCTTCTCCGACTCGCGTCGACCAATTGTACGCTCAGGTTgataagaagaagaagtctaGGAAGGATCGAGACAAAGACGCGGCGTCAGCGATGGCTCTTTACGCTCaagtgaaaaaggagaagaagaagaagaagacaaagacgtcgacaactgaaaacgaagagaaggaaaaggagcaTCAAGATCCATCTAGCCTTTACGCCAAA GTGGATAAAAGTAAGAAGACCAAGAAGACCAAGAAGGAGATCAAACCGATCGACGCAGAAAAACTCTGCACAG AGACCACATCGCCATCAAAATCAGCtcagatgacgaagaaaccAACGCGACTGCCGCACCAAGCACCCAATACGACTCGCGTTCGACTCGAAAGCATTCAAAGTCCAAAGGGTATAGTCAAAGCTCGAATGGCGCTGTTCGAGAAcatgtcgtcgccgacgccggcaTCTCTTCCACCAAAA GCAAAGCCAGAGTCGCTGTCGCTGGCGAAGGAAAGCAGCgaggaggagagaaaagaagacgataacgacgaaaaggaggaggaggaggcggaggaggggGAGATTACGGCTGAGGGATCTCG CGGATCTTCCGTCTTGCGAtcgctctcgccgtcgtcggtgacgtcgtaTTCGAGTTCGATTGCTAGTATTAGCGTTCACATGAGAGAGTCTCCCAAGCCGCCGGTCATTGTGAAGTCAA ATGAGGAAATCGTAGAAGTGTGTCTCCGTCAGTCAACTGTAAGAAGCGGGGATCATCCCTTTGGGCTCGGTTTCGCATCCAACGGAGTCAAG ttgtttGTTCAGCACGTCGATCGTCCCGCCGACGAGTGTTCTCGGATTGACGTCGGGGACGAGTTGGTtggcatcgacgacgagacgtaTTCTGCAAACGATGCCGATCGCGTGCGAGAATTATTGGCGCAACGCGACTCGGTCAAACTGAAAatcaaacgaaaaacgaaaaagg GATCAGCCTTCAAGGAGAAACTCAAGGAGAAACAGCGCGAAAGCAGTCCTGAATTCTCATTGGCAGAAGCCGTACGCGATAGTCCCAAACCAGATTCCGGATCTCAACTCGGAACTctcaacgaagaagaagtagatcacgaggatgatgatgatgatgaggacgAAGgcggaagaaagaagagcgaaagCGTTTTCTATCGAGACTCCGGTCTCGAAGCGGAACTCTTCTCTCCGCTAGCCACATCGTCTCCCTTGGACGGCGTCTCTCGGCCGGACAGCgcggcgaagaaaaaagcgtcgaGACAGGGAAAAATGAAGCTGTTCTTTCAGCGATACTCTCAGCCGTTTGGAAGAGAAGCGAATAGGACGACGAGCTTGCGTTCAACTGGAAGCGCCGAAGGTCTGAATGCGACCCGTGCGTGCGTCATAaacaaagcgacgtcgctacCGAGAAATCTAGTCGGGTCAATGAGGGAACTGGGGAAGTTTGGTGATGACCAGGAGTTGTCATCGTTGTCTGA GTCCTTGTCATTGAACGAGGATTTAGTTTGTTGTTCAGAGACGCTGGAGGAGAAGGCGCACGGTGATTCGAATTTGGAGTGGCATTTGGGAAAGGGGCAAATCCTAAATCTGACGGAAAATG GCGAAACTCCTTCATCCGCTGGGAAAGTCTATCTATCCCTCGTGTACATGAATCATACGTTGACCGTTGAAATGATTGAGGCTAGAAATCTAATCGGTCAACGACAATCAGGAGTTCAAA TTCCTTATGCCAAAGTGTACCTGTTCTCGTCCGGTAACGAGCGACTGGCAAAGCAGAAGACGAAACTGGCGACGCGCGCCGTCGATCCGGCCTTTTATGACCGAATGCACTTCAAGGATGTCGATCTTGAAAAGAAATATCTGCAG GTTATGATATGGCGACGATCGGGTCCTGCCGTCTTTTCGAAGAGGCGGTGCATCGGTCACACTTTTATCTCGTTGGACGGCCTTgaattgacgacgaagatcaCCAACTGGTATGAATTATTCGTCCCGTCTGATATGAAATTGTAG
- the LOC136185705 gene encoding ceramide kinase-like protein yields MASDGEAAAVAVAEDGDRIEAHNDSTTADVVDAKEDKNEKNEETTKENGDEEPDETDIPSRTRPLAGELDMVVAQDDGSWQAVFVIDGKRHKVNVNDTRIVYWPDRAKTDKRTGSVRAVESHEKILMTTILGAKPKLRKIPKSREVEPVGFTVFSINTKKRKWRERRIHFDCANIQANRRWSSRIEVTAKSSTPRPRRLKIFINPAAGKKRGIRIFHEEVLRVFSIAEIRMERDDVTVTERPGHIATVLKEIDLDCYDGVVVVGGDGSVNELIDGLLRVTCLGVTPDFVNRCDFRIGIVPTGTHNTIASSVYGTVDPLTSALQILLGKSHNIDVMSISKTNKILRFGIDLGYGFPAEIIFQAKKHTWFGKVGLSALPAVRHHKRYPCEVHYLAVEEEKESVSSEGGTEATRTVANWRAVKGTVAGVNVASLCMASDAHPDGLWSGVKDSDGLGKLVIIEECQRTQLINYNMRFTRSGKKPDEFDFVSSHRVRAVRLRPYMEKKSKETEDDDNAGSSPPPAAASPPTIVIENEESSAAAAAAADDDGDEKPEQERESSPAAVNFEVEEAAEDPSTLAPAASIRGTSPSSVASDDALLSHQQRQPRRGLGVSLRQRLATFSVRGFRPRRHTIKEIRTTAAGDTLVRKQAARASMPLPPGGPMTHFDESGVNEEDKSIWAVDGEPVREAFVDIRIHSDLIRVFGRGTINQHNEEKTA; encoded by the exons ATGGCTTCTGACGGCGAAGCGGCGGCTGTTGCCGTCGCAGAAGACGGAGATCGCATCGAAGCGCACAACGACAGCACTaccgccgacgtcgtcgacgccaaagaggacaaaaacgagaagaacgaggagacgacgaaagagaatgGGGACGAAGAGCCCGACGAAACGGATATTCCGTCGAGGACGCGACCGCTCGCCGGCGAGCTCGACATGGTGGTGGCGCAAGACGACGGTTCGTGGCAAGCCGTCTTCGTAATTGACGGCAAGCGACACAAAGTAAACGTAAACGACACGCGAATCGTCTACTGGCCCGATCGAGCCAAAACGGACAAGCGAACCGGATCAG TtcgcgccgtcgaatcgcaCGAAAAGATTCtcatgacgacgattcttgGCGCGAAGCCGAAACTGAGAAAGATCCCCAAGTCACGTGAAGTCGAACCGGTCGGCTTCACCGTCTTCAGCATCAacacgaagaagcgaaaatggCGCGAGCGTCGCATTCACTTCGACTGCGCCAACATTCAGGCGAATCGGCGCTGGTCGAGTCGAATCGAAGTGACGGCGAAAT cgtcgacgccgcggcCTCGGCGACTGAAGATTTTCATCAATCCGGCTGCCGGAAAGAAGCGCGGCATACGAATTTTTCACGAGGAGGTTTTGCGCGTCTTTAGCATCGCGGAAATTCGGATGGAACGCGATGACGTAACAG TGACTGAACGGCCCGGTCACATAGCAACAGTGCTGAAAGAGATAGATTTGGATTGCTATGACGG GGTTGTTGTTGTTGGGGGTGACGGATCTGTCAACGAACTGATTGACGGATTGCTAAGAGTGACTTGCCTTGGCGTCACGCCTGATTTCGTGAATCGCTGTGATTTCCGAATAGGAATCGTTCCAACTG GAACTCACAACACCATTGCAAGTAGCGTCTACGGGACAGTCGATCCTCTCACCTCGGCGCTGCAGATTCTCCTGG GAAAATCCCACaatattgacgtcatgtcCATAtctaaaacaaacaaaattcTTCGTTTTGGAATTGATCTTGGCTACGGATTCCCAGCTGAAATAATCTTCCAAGCAAAGAAGCACACTTGGTTTGGCAAGGTGGGACTCTCTGCACTTCCAGCCGTCCGTCACCACAA ACGATACCCATGTGAAGTTCACTATCTCgccgttgaagaagaaaaggagtcTGTATCCAGCGAGGGGGGCACTGAAGCAACAAGAACAG TTGCGAATTGGCGAGCAGTCAAGGGCACCGTTGCCGGTGTCAACGTCGCCTCTCTCTGCATGGCATCCGACGCTCATCCCGACGGTCTTTGGTCCGGCGTGAAGGACAGCGACGGCTTGGGAAAGTTGGTCATCATCGAAGAATGCCAGCGCACTCAACTGATCAACTATAACATGCGGTTCACGCGATCAGGAAAGAAACCG GACGAATTCGACTTCGTCAGTTCGCATCGCGTGAGAGCCGTTCGCTTACGACCCTACATGGAGAAGAAATccaaagaaacagaagacgacgacaacgccgGCAGTTCGCCGCCACCCGCTGCAGcctcgccgccgacgattgtcatcgaaaacgaagaatcctcggcagccgccgccgccgccgctgacgacgacggtgacgaaAAACCAGAACAGGAACGAGAATCTTCTCCAGCTGCTGTAAACTTCGAAGTTGAAGAGGCGGCAGAAGATCCAAGCACCTTGGCCCCCGCCGCATCCATCCGAGGAACGTCGCCGTCCAGCGTGGCGTCCGACGATGCTCTTCTCTCGCATCAACAGCGGCAACCGCGTCGCGGTCTCGGCGTCAGCCTTCGACAGCGTCTTGCCACGTTTTCCGTGCGCGGCTTTCGTCCGCGCAGGCACACCATCAAGGAAAttcgaacgacggcggcCGGTGATACGTTGGTGCGCAAGCAGGCGGCGCGAGCGTCGATGCCGCTTCCTCCCGGCGGGCCGATGACTcatttcgacgagagcggcgtCAACGAGGAGGATAAGTCGATATGGGCCGTCGATGGGGAGCCAGTGAGAGAAGCTTTCGTCGATATTAg AATTCACAGCGATTTGATACGAGTGTTTGGAAGGGGGACGATCAATCAACATAACGAAGAGAAAACTGCCTAG
- the LOC136185706 gene encoding GRAM domain-containing protein 4-like — translation MSRANVQPPSDDVSAYLERDAQGSGGDDDAAEAWSSEDRHAFELQLDQLGTQLSESLIQKQELEAELDELRKRDLAVELAAEKERVRRLLERIEKLEADDQRRFTSKPVSGFEGWESIEDNDKDADDGGLRRRKGFHVKSDVISEEKDDSEGGEASSTTPSLFTKIRMTVADRLSDFTDDDQPEKLAEDFVYDYPLTYKRLKSNLKRFTENFKLIAGTIGKFQEALTWKSPLLTLFVFFIYMYSVWTGYLLHILLLLCIGQIAINWLIADGLGRQLGFGKGEESASDDSEETTEKSKMQLVLNVARQVQNKLALAADGSEKIKNLLTWRHREAGKKLLSMLTWAFLLVLLLSPPMLFRVAGLGLGIKVFIIGPIFKAFPKVERRYGSMAQLYRALPTDAQLKAFNRLSEEEKAARRRVVKRSPPAQSTTSMTTTAVEDIDSLTSSQAVARADLCAADVEFCRKLVINPPEPRLPPFNQKGLGCSLLEKGKSFLQMPTPGKLHLTHSFLCFLRAFAKNKPTLEKDDYVLIPLCDITSVKKAKPISIMPGKGFALEISVLSRSKPYLFGAIMKRDEGYEGILNAGKAAGLEWAAVA, via the exons ATGAGCAGAGCGAACGTACAACCACCGTCAGACGACGTGAGTGCCTATTTGGAACGCGACGCGCAGGGCAGCGGaggggacgacgacgcggcggaGGCGTGGAGCAGCGAAGATCGTCACGCATTCGAGCTCCAGCTCGATCAACTCGGCACGCAGCTGTCCGAATCGCTCATACAGAAGCAGGAGCTCGAAGCGGAGCTCGACGAACTGCGCAAACGCGATCTCGCCGTCGAACTCGCCGCGGAAAAGGAGCGCGTTCGTCGATTGCTCGAGCGAATCGAGAAATTGGAAGCGGACGATCAACGACGTTTTACGTCGAAACCAGTATCCGGTTTCGAAGGGTGGGAATCGATCGAGGATAACGATAAGGACGCGGATGACGGCGGCTTgagaagaaggaaaggaTTTCATGtgaaatctgacgtcatcagcgaagaaaaagacgattccGAGGGAGGCGAGGCGTCGTCGACCACGCCTTCTTTATTCACAAAAATTAGGATGACA GTTGCCGATCGCCTGTCGGATTTTACTGATGACGATCAGCCTGAAAAATTGGCCGAGGATTTTGTTTATGACTATCCTCTGACTTATAAAAG GCTCAAGTCTAATCTTAAACGATTCA CCGAAAATTTCAAACTAATCGCCGGAACAATTGGAAAATTTCAGGAAGCGCTCACATGGAAAAGCCCACTCCTGACACTGTTTGTTTTCTTC ATTTACATGTACAGTGTGTGGACTGGCTACTTGCTACATATCCTGCTCCTCTTGTGCATCGGGCAGATTGCAATTAACTGGCTTATTGCCGA CGGTCTGGGTAGGCAGCTTGGGTTTGGCAAAGGGGAAGAAAGTGCAAGTGATGACAGTGAA GAGACTACGGAGAAAAGTAAGATGCAACTTGTTCTGAATGTGGCTCGTCAAGTTCAG AATAAATTGGCTTTGGCTGCCGATGGAAGTGAAAAGATCAAAAA CCTTTTGACGTGGCGGCATCGCGAAGCGGGAAAGAAACTCCTTTCCATGTTGACGTGGGCTTTTTTGCTCGTTCTCCTTTTGTCACCTCCAATGCTGTTTAGAGTAGCtg GCCTTGGTTTGGGTATAAAAGTGTTCATCATTGGTCCAATTTTTAAAGCGTTTCCCAAG GTTGAGCGTCGTTATGGTTCTATGGCGCAGCTGTATCGAGCCTTGCCGACAGACGCTCAGCTAAAAGCGTTCAATCGCCtctcagaagaagaaaag gcggctcgtcgacgagttgtTAAGAGATCGCCCCCTGCTCAATCTACGACatcaatgacgacgactgcgGTGGAAGATATTGAtagtttgacgtcatcgcaggCAGTGGCACGTGCGGATTTGTGTGCGGCTGACGTGGAATTTTGTCGCAAGTTGGTCATCAATCCTCCGGAACCGAGGCTACCTC CGTTTAATCAGAAAGGATTGGGGTGTTCTCTTCTGGAGAAGGGAAAGTCGTTTCTTCAGATGCCGACGCCGGGTAAACTTCATCTGACTCACAG ttttctttgctttctaCGCGCATTTGCGAAAAATAAGCCAACGTTGGAAAAGGATGATTACGTGCTGATCCCCCTCTGTGATATTACTTCAGTGAAAAAG GCAAAGCCCATTTCTATAATGCCTGGTAAAGGATTTGCTTTGGAGATCTCTGTGCTAAGTAGATCCAAG CCTTATCTTTTTGGTGCAATTATGAAACGCGATGAAGGCTACGAGGGCATACTCAACGCAGGTAAAGCGGCCGGCCTGGAGTGGGCTGCGGTCGCCTAA